A region from the Cannabis sativa cultivar Pink pepper isolate KNU-18-1 chromosome 9, ASM2916894v1, whole genome shotgun sequence genome encodes:
- the LOC133031544 gene encoding protein FAR1-RELATED SEQUENCE 5-like produces the protein MNDEHTYEWETITAELNIIKPVNEIEIRDVLGKSLDKPEKWEAFYEMYAKRMGFGTRKDDVRRSHGVIVMRRWVCCSEGSKKIASPDTPRKKRPHDVTRTGCQAALRILLTQPSNTWKCKEFSTMHNHELASSMEVTRKCHVNFEMCTTGFFGAKREEKIETDSKGLRDFLIVSREKDPNFFVVYRVDDENRLANLCRRDGNSRVDYVAFGDVLGFDTTYMTNEYNKPLTVLIGVNHHFNTCIFGFALLLHEKLPSYSWLLQKFLECHGDKKPSVVVATKMRP, from the exons ATGAATGACGAACACACTTATGAATGGGAAACCATCACGGCAGAGCTAAACATCATAAAACCGGTGAATGAGATTGAGATACGGGACGTGCTAGGCAAGAGTCTCGACAAACCGGAAAAATGGGAAGCATTCTACGAAATGTATGCGAAACGGATGGGTTTCGGCACAAGGAAAGACGATGTACGACGTTCTCATGGGGTCATTGTAATGCGGAGGTGGGTTTGTTGTTCAGAGGGTTCGAAAAAAATCGCATCACCGGACACACCAAGAAAAAAAAGACCTCATGATGTCACTAGAACCGGATGTCAGGCAGCATTGCGTATTTTACTCACACAACCGTCTAACACTTGGAAATGCAAAGAGTTCAGCACAATGCACAATCACGAGTTGGCTTCATCAA tggaggttacgagaaaatgccatgtcaaCTTCGAGATGTGTACAACGGGGTTCTTTGGTGCGAAGCGAGAAGAGAAGATAGAGACGGACTCGAAGGGGCTGCGGGATTTCTTGATTGTCTCGCGAGAGAAGGATCCTAATTTCTTCGTTGTCTATCGGGTTGACGACGAGAATCGCTTGGCTAACTTATGCAGGCGAGATGGAAACTCACGCGTGGACTATGTAGCTTTTGGGGATGTACTAGGATTTGACACAACCTACATGACGAATGAGTACAATAAGCCCCTCACTGTTCTCATTGGCGTCAACCACCATTTCAACACATGCATCTTCGGATTTGCTCTCCTCCTCCACGAGAAGCTTCCATCATATTCTTGGCTACTTCAAAAATTTCTAGAATGCCATGGAGATAAGAAGCCAAGTGTTGTAGTTGCGACCAAGATGCGGCCATGA